A region from the Vicia villosa cultivar HV-30 ecotype Madison, WI linkage group LG3, Vvil1.0, whole genome shotgun sequence genome encodes:
- the LOC131659433 gene encoding FBD-associated F-box protein At4g10400-like produces MTSSQQPIPKDDKVCGLPDSILCHVLSFLSTKQAATTSVLSKRWKPLWLSIFTLDFDDTAFKFSPSRVLSAMHSVLHQRDIALPIHSFRFIYHQYSFCYQNDINQFIEFVRDRGVQNFTLHQMVPVWDPPSILLTRSILNCETLEVLKLKGIKIGDISCMQDLHLPKLKTLHLNDVLFECNQQLYNLLLGCPLLQDFESKYSINIEDNKTLHLLKSYEALPNLIKAKLNDDLIRCPLCVDMSKCLCFFDNLVLLRTIPTFQRLTHLELNFKDINWFHRCIWLLAILKHSPKLQNLIIQDTGVLEERKCICWKDPQMAPECLSSQLKTCCISGYRGTEWDFKFAKYIIENSKVRVLDFLVIYECLALAGGRGPVGVVTVAATAIVAA; encoded by the exons ATGACGTCTTCACAGCAACCCATTCCGAAGGACGATAAAGTCTGCGGCTTGCCGGATTCAATTCTCTGTCATGTACTCTCTTTTCTCTCAACCAAACAAGCTGCAACCACAAGTGTGCTCTCAAAGAGATGGAAACCTCTATGGCTCTCAATCTTCACCCTCGATTTCGACGACACAGCCTTCAAATTTTCACCCTCGAGAGTTCTCTCTGCTATGCACTCAGTATTGCACCAGCGAGACATCGCACTACCAATCCATTCGTTTCGCTTCATATATCATCAATATTCTTTTTGCTACCAAAATGATATCAATCAATTTATTGAGTTCGTCCGAGATAGAGGAGTACAAAACTTCACCCTCCACCAAATGGTTCCAGTTTGGGATCCGCCATCAATTCTATTAACTCGTAGCATTCTCAATTGTGAGACTCTAGAAGTTCTTAAGTTGAAGGGCATCAAGATTGGAGATATTTCTTGTATGCAGGATTTACATTTACCGAAACTCAAAACTCTCCATTTGAATGACGTACTTTTTGAATGTAATCAACAACTCTACAATCTTTTATTAGGATGCCCACTTCTACAGGATTTCGAATCAAAATACAGTATCAATATCGAAGACAATAAAACCCTTCATCTCCTAAAATCTTACGAGGCCTTACCTAATTTGATCAAAGCTAAGTTAAATGATGATCTTATAAGATGCCCGTTGTGTGTAGATATG AGTAAGTGCCTATGTTTCTTCGACAATCTTGTCTTGTTACGCACTATTCCCACATTTCAAAGATTGACTCACTTGGAGCTTAACTTTAAAGATATCAATTGGTTCCACAGATGCATCTGGTTGCTAGCAATACTCAAACATTCTCCCAAACTTCAAAATCTTATCATTCAG GATACTGGAGTTCTAGAAGAGAGGAAATGCATATGCTGGAAGGATCCACAAATGGCTCCAGAATGTCTTTCATCACAACTTAAAACTTGTTGCATTAGTGGTTACAGAGGCACCGAATGGGATTTCAAATTTGCGAAATATATAATAGAGAATTCAAAA GTGCGTGTATTGGATTTTTTGGTTATCTATGAATGCCTTGCTTTGGCTGGTGGTAGAGGTCCAGTTGGAGTCG TCACTGTTGCAGCTACTGCGATCGTTGCAGCGTGA